One window of the Helicoverpa zea isolate HzStark_Cry1AcR chromosome 7, ilHelZeax1.1, whole genome shotgun sequence genome contains the following:
- the LOC124632170 gene encoding aminopeptidase N, translating into MDYTSQIGRVNGDVMTQAHEPLNIMDGTNADYSTKTKRGVYLSKCLAFIILVIFALALVTASLLVYNYAACPKVDQLANVTKYELCHCDQSKLLVLPLTTESSRSVIPLETTTHSSVTNITNLWLPKHVKPERYFLNITPYIYEGNFTFDGEVTIYLTIVEETKELTFHGVELKIHEIRIHEIDDDHLIYIVRHLEDVPRNFHILTLGSSLLVGRQYVMSVRYTGLLNDNLHGFYRSSYEEKGVKKWIAVTQFQAMDARRAFPCWDEPALKAKFTISIARPNNMTSLSNMNIVRQSPHEILPDYTWDHYAESLPMSTYLVAFTVTDFKNMTNNKFSVWARSEAVQSAAFALEIGPKILKYLEEYYKIKFPLPKIDMIALPDFKNGAMENWGLLTFREISMLYEEGVSASTDRVHVATVVAHEIAHQWFGNLVTPIWWRDLWLNEGFATYVEYVAVNAVEKSWNITELCVLDIVHNVFQLDALNSSHQLSVEVSASEEADAIFDKISYGKGSALLRMLNHVLKSDVFNAGVTNYLNSKMYGNAEQRDLWSALTSAARKTGDFDADVAVVMDSWTLQTGFPVLIVTRNYQNGTLYLTQERFVLINDTFGAQTSPIWWIPVSYTTASEKDFETTQPKLWLKGEKSLTVTNITMKPDDWFIANVQQTGFYRVNYDLQNWKLLIKILKDPTRFQEIHIINRAQLVDDAMNLALTGRLDYRTALDVTSYLAHERSYVPWKAGLSALGYIDTMLSKGAHYLEYGHYVLRLLNDAVKEVGWKVSPNESVITSQYRVDLLASACHFEHPDCLENAVRMYTNWMLSPNPDAHNEIHVDLRGIVYCVGVRAGGVREWTFAWERFRVATAPSERHRLLSVLGCTRSPSLLHRYLEMSLRNDSGIRKQDIVRVFSAVAGTAIGQPIAFNYIRANWQRLRSFVGSLSTINLIVKLVTRRLNQAHEYDELKRFVTESCSDLGRPVQQVLETISSNVQWRDRNYHTIVDWLRAADRAAS; encoded by the exons GTCGAGTAAACGGTGACGTAATGACCCAAGCCCACGAGCCACTAAACATAATGGACGGTACAAACGCTGACTATTCTACAAAGACCAAGAGGGGGGTTTACCTCTCCAAATGTCTGGCCTTCATAATCCTCGTGATTTTTGCGCTAGCCCTCGTGACCGCCTCTTTATTGGTCTACAACTACGCAGCATGCCCTAAAGTCGACCAATTGGCGAATGTAACGAAGTACGAGCTCTGCCATTGTGACCAATCAAAGCTCTTAGTCTTACCACTGACGACAGAAAGCAGTAGATCAGTCATACCCCTAGAGACTACAACACATTCTTCAGTGACAAACATCACAAATCTCTGGCTGCCTAAACACGTGAAGCCAGAAAGATACTTTCTGAACATAACACCTTATATCTATGAAGGGAATTTTACCTTCGATGGAGAAGTGACAATATATCTGACTATTGTTGAAGAAACAAAAGAGTTAACTTTCCATGGTGTTGAATTAAAGATACATGAAATAAGGATCCATGAAATAGATGACGATCACTTGATATACATTGTTAGACATTTGGAAGATGTGCCTAggaattttcatattttgacATTGGGATCCAGTTTACTGGTTGGAAGACAGTATGTTATGTCCGTCAGATATACTGGACTGTTGAACGATAACCTACATGGATTCTACAGAAGCTCGTATGAAGAGAAAGGAGTTAAAAA ATGGATAGCAGTCACTCAGTTCCAGGCTATGGACGCTCGCCGTGCGTTCCCGTGCTGGGACGAACCAGCTCTCAAAGCAAAGTTCACTATCAGCATCGCACGACCAAACAACATGACATCTCTCTCTAACATGAACATCGTTAGACAGAGTCCGCA TGAGATACTCCCGGACTACACATGGGACCACTATGCAGAATCGTTACCAATGTCTACTTACTTAGTAGCATTCACGGTAACCGACTTCAAGAATATGACGAACAATAAGTTCTCGGTCTGGGCTAGAAGTGAAGCCGTCCAATCTGCTGCTTTTGCTTTGGAAATTGGACCCAAGATACTGAAGTATTTAGAAGAGTATTACAAGATAAAGTTTCCCTTGCCGAAGATAGATATGATTGCGTTGCCGGATTTTAAGAATGGCGCTATGGAGAATTGGGGATTGCTCACTTTTAG GGAGATTTCAATGCTATACGAAGAAGGTGTATCAGCCAGCACCGACAGGGTCCACGTGGCTACTGTAGTAGCTCATGAGATCGCTCATCAATGGTTCGGCAATCTGGTGACTCCGATCTGGTGGAGAGATCTTTGGCTCAACGAGGGCTTTGCTACTTACGTTGAATATGTTGCTGTTAATGCT GTCGAAAAATCTTGGAACATTACCGAGCTTTGTGTTTTGGACATCGTACACAACGTGTTTCAACTAGACGCCCTCAACTCCTCGCATCAACTGTCTGTTGAAGTCAGTGCTTCTGAAGAAGCTGATGCTATATTCGATAAGATTTCTTATGGAAAAG GATCAGCCCTACTCCGCATGTTAAACCACGTACTCAAAAGCGACGTCTTCAACGCTGGCGTGACCAACTACTTGAACTCCAAGATGTACGGTAATGCTGAACAGCGGGACCTATGGAGTGCCCTCACCAGTGCAGCCAGAAAGACTGGGGATTTTGATGCTGATGTCGCAGTAGTCATGGACTCTTGGACCCTGCAGACTGGCTTCCCAGTCCTGATTGTCACGAGGAATTATCAGAATGGGACGCTGTATTTGACGCAG GAACGGTTCGTTTTAATCAACGACACATTTGGAGCTCAAACATCCCCAATATGGTGGATCCCGGTATCTTACACGACAGCTTCTGAGAAAGATTTCGAGACCACCCAACCCAAGCTATGGCTGAAGGGAGAGAAGTCACTGACCGTCACCAATATTACTATGAAGCCGGATGACTGGTTCATCGCAAATGTGCAACAAACAG GTTTCTACCGCGTAAACTACGACCTTCAAAACTGGAAGCTTTTAATCAAGATCCTCAAAGATCCCACCCGTTTCCAAGAGATCCACATCATCAACCGTGCCCAGCTGGTAGACGATGCCATGAACCTCGCTCTTACCGGGCGGTTGGACTACAGAACTGCTTTGGATGTGACCAGCTACCTCGCCCATGAGAGAAGCTATGTGCCTTGGAAAGCGGGTTTGTCGGCGCTAGGGTATATAGACACGATGCTCTCGAAAGGTGCTCATTATTTGGAGTATGGG CACTACGTCCTCCGACTTCTAAACGATGCAGTCAAGGAAGTTGGATGGAAGGTGTCTCCGAACGAGAGTGTCATCACATCACAGTACCGAGTGGACCTACTGGCTTCGGCCTGTCACTTCGAACACCCTGACTGCTTGGAGAATGCCGTCAGGATGTATACCAATTGGATGCTTTCGCCGAACCCTGATGCGCATAATGA gATTCACGTAGACCTTCGCGGCATAGTCTACTGTGTTGGAGTTCGAGCGGGAGGCGTCAGAGAGTGGACTTTCGCGTGGGAGAGGTTCAGAGTGGCAACAGCGCCATCGGAGCGGCATCGTCTGCTGTCTGTGCTCGGATGTACTAGATCACCTTCTTTGTTGCATAG GTATCTGGAAATGTCACTGCGCAATGACAGTGGCATCAGAAAGCAGGACATCGTACGGGTATTCTCTGCAGTCGCGGGCACAGCAATAGGACAGCCTATTGCCTTCAACTACATCAGGGCTAACTGGCAGAGGCTACGATCATT CGTCGGATCCCTATCAACTATCAACTTGATCGTTAAGCTGGTGACCAGAAGATTGAATCAAGCGCATGAATATGATGAG TTGAAGAGATTCGTCACGGAATCCTGCAGTGACTTAGGCAGACCAGTACAGCAAGTTCTGGAGACGATATCCTCAAACGTGCAATGGAGAGATCGGAACTACCATACTATTGTCGACTGGCTTAGGGCGGCAGACAGGGCAGCCAGTTAA
- the LOC124632169 gene encoding membrane alanyl aminopeptidase-like, whose translation MAAIKLLVLSLACACVIAHSPIPPVSRTIFLDERLEGGAFENIDAFKNIELSNAAASPYRLPNTTFPTHYKVLWVINLSDNEQTYSGTVDITLQATQPNVNEIVIHCDHLTVTSVVLRQGTATEGTLIPTTPTPQSQYHFLRVALNDGVLLYNENVPVQYTLSIAFNAEMRDDMYGIYRSWYRNLPTDNNIRWMATTQFQATAARYALPCYDEPGYKAKFDVTIRRPLGYKSWFCTRQRITRPSTTGYAEDEYHTTPEMSTYLLALIVADYDSLATLDANDRVLHEVIARPGAIINGQAAYAQRAGQDLLGNMSDHTGFDFYKQDENLKMTQAAIPDFGAGAMENWGLLTYREAYILYDEQHTSSNFKQIIAYILSHEIAHMWFGNLVTNAWWDVLWLNEGFARYYQYFLTAWVEDMGLATRFINEQVHASLLSDSSIYAHPLTNPGVGSPAAVSAMFSTITYNKGASVIRMTEHLLGFEVHRAGLRKYLEDMKFKTVQPIDLFTALETAGNDAGALDAYGDHFDFVKYYESWTEQPGHPVLNVHINHQTGHMTIYQRRFDIDTGYSVQNRNYIVPITFTTGADPDFSNTKPSHVISKAVTVIDRGVVGDVWTIFNIQQTGFYRVNYDDYTWDLIILALRGADREKIHEYNRAQIVNDVFQFARSGLMTYERALNILSYLENETDYAPWVAAITGFNWLRNRLVGKPQLAELNAKIVQWSSKVMSELTYMPIEGEPFMRSYLRWQLAPVMCNLNVPACRAGARVIFDNLRLYQHEVPVDSRSWVYCNALRDGGAVEFDHLYNRFKAHNVYTEKILILQTLGCTSHPASLTTLLNDIVTPNNIIRPQDYTTAFSTAVSGNEENTLFVLNYIQNNLETVLKAFTSPRTPLSYIAARLRTVEDVTAYQTWLNLTTTREVLGTSYNNIYGDSVAAYDSILWVATVEDSLSAYLTNGDNVIQSTTSTTTTTVAPTTVTQPPITEPSTPSLPVPVTDGAMTSFASLFIISLGAILHLIL comes from the exons ATGGCGGCGATAAAACTCTTAGTTTTATCCTTGGCTTGCGCATGTGTGATTGCGCACTCGCCCATCCCTCCAGTCAGCAGGACCATCTTCTTAGACGAGCGTCTTGAAGGAGGTGCCTTCGAGAATATCGACGCCTTCAAGAACATCGAACTGAGCAACGCCGCCGCTTCTCCCTACCGTCTGCCCAACACTACCTTCCCTACCCACTACAAAGTATTATGGGTTATCAACCTTAGTGATAACGAACAAACCTACAGCGGTACCGTCGATATTACTCTTCAAGCTACACAGCCAAATGTCAATGAAATTGTCATCCACTGCGACCACTTGACGGTCACCTCTGTGGTCTTGAGGCAAGGAACGGCAACGGAAGGAACATTGATCCCCACCACCCCTACACCTCAATCTCAATACCACTTCTTGAGGGTCGCACTTAATGATGGCGTTCTCTTGTATAATGAAAATGTCCCCGTGCAATATACCCTTTCCATTGCATTCAATGCCGAAATGCGTGATGACATGTACGGTATCTACAGAAGTTGGTACAGGAACTTGCCCACAGATAACAATATCAG GTGGATGGCAACGACTCAGTTCCAAGCCACAGCTGCTCGCTACGCTCTCCCTTGCTACGACGAGCCAGGGTACAAGGCCAAGTTTGACGTTACGATCAGACGCCCCTTAGGCTACAAAAGTTGGTTCTGTACCAGGCAGCGGATCACCAGACCATCAACcac tggTTACGCAGAAGATGAGTATCACACGACCCCGGAAATGTCTACCTACCTTCTAGCTTTAATTGTTGCTGACTACGACTCTCTTGCAACTCTCGATGCTAACGATAGAGTTTTGCATGAAGTTATTGCAAGGCCTGGAGCAATTATCAATGGACAAGCAGCCTATGCTCAAAGAGCTGGCCAAGATCTTCTAGGGAATATGAGCGACCACACGGGCTTTGACTTTTACAAACAGGACGAAAACCTTAAAATGACTCAAGCTGCTATTCCCGACTTCGGTGCAGGCGCTATGGAAAACTGGGGTTTACTGACTTATAG GGAAGCTTACATTCTGTATGACGAACAACACACGAGCAGCAACTTCAAGCAAATCATCGCTTATATTCTCTCCCATGAGATCGCGCACATGTGGTTCGGTAACCTAGTCACCAACGCCTGGTGGGATGTGTTGTGGCTGAACGAAGGTTTTGCCAGATATTACCAGTATTTCCTCACTGCATGG GTTGAAGACATGGGTCTCGCCACTCGTTTCATAAACGAGCAGGTGCACGCATCTTTGCTCAGTGACTCGTCAATTTACGCCCATCCTCTCACCAACCCCGGTGTTGGTAGCCCAGCCGCCGTCAGCGCTATGTTCTCCACTATCACCTACAACAAGGGTGCTTCTGTCATCAGAATGACTGAGCATCTTCTCGGCTTTGAGGTTCATAGGGCAGGTCTTAGGAAATACTTGGAGGATAT GAAATTCAAAACAGTTCAGCCTATTGATTTGTTCACTGCTCTGGAGACTGCCGGTAACGATGCAGGTGCCCTCGACGCTTATGGAGATCACTTCGACTTCGTAAAGTATTACGAAAGCTGGACGGAACAGCCAGGACACCCCGTGCTTAATGTGCACATCAATCACCAGACCGGACACATGACCATTTACCAG CGTCGTTTCGACATCGACACTGGCTACTCGGTCCAAAACAGGAACTACATTGTTCCCATCACTTTCACGACCGGAGCCGATCCCGACTTCAGCAACACGAAGCCCTCTCATGTTATCTCCAAGGCTGTTACCGTCATCGACCGCGGAGTGGTTGGTGATGTCTGGACCATTTTCAACATTCAACAGACTG GTTTCTACAGAGTCAATTATGATGATTACACCTGGGACTTGATCATACTTGCCTTGAGAGGCGCTGACAGGGAAAAGATTCATGAATACAACCGTGCTCAG ATCGTCAACGATGTATTCCAATTCGCCCGTTCCGGCCTCATGACGTACGAACGTGCATTGAACATTCTCTCTTACTTGGAAAATGAGACTGATTACGCCCCATGGGTTGCTGCCATTACTGGCTTCAACTGGCTTAGAAACAGATTGGTTGGCAAACCTCAGCTTGCAGAACTTAAT GCAAAGATCGTCCAATGGTCATCGAAGGTAATGTCCGAGCTGACATACATGCCTATTGAAGGAGAGCCCTTCATGCGGTCATACTTGCGCTGGCAGCTAGCTCCAGTTATGTGCAACTTGAACGTACCCGCTTGCCGCGCTGGTGCCAGAGTCATCTTCGATAATCTTCGTCTTTATCAACACGA AGTACCAGTGGACAGCCGTAGCTGGGTATACTGCAACGCCCTCCGTGATGGTGGAGCCGTGGAATTCGACCACTTGTACAATAGGTTCAAGGCACACAATGTCTACACTGAGAAGATCCTCATCCTTCAAACCCTTGGTTGCACAAGTCACCCTGCCTCTTTGACCAC ATTGCTGAACGATATTGTCACGCCCAACAATATCATTCGTCCGCAAGACTACACCACAGCTTTCAGCACTGCTGTTTCAGGCAATGAAGAAAACACACTCTTTGTTCTCAATTACATCCAGAATAACCTGGAGACTGTTTTGAAAGC CTTTACGTCTCCAAGAACACCTCTATCCTACATCGCGGCTAGGCTGAGGACAGTTGAAGACGTTACCGCG TACCAAACTTGGCTGAACCTTACCACCACTCGCGAGGTCCTTGGTACCAGTTACAATAACATCTACGGAGACTCTGTTGCCGCTTACGACAGCATCCTTTGGGTGGCCACCGTTGAGGATTCCCTCTCCGCCTATCTCACTAACGGAGATAACGTCATTCAGTCCACTACTTCTACTACCACTACCACGGTTGCACCAACCACAGTTACTCAGCCCCCTATCACGGAACCGTCCACTCCATCTCTGCCAGTACCAGTGACCGACGGAGCAATGACGAGCTTCGCATCACTCTTCATCATTTCATTGGGTGCCATTTTGCACCTTATTTTATAA